A single window of Hymenobacter sp. APR13 DNA harbors:
- a CDS encoding RCC1 domain-containing protein, producing MLFWLLPFLAAAQNHSAVVRPDGTLWAWGSNEYGQLGDGTTIDRTTPTRIGTATNWKSVATGRLHTLAIRQDGSLWAWGLNNSGQLGDNSTTNRLVPTRVGTDANWQQVSAGFIHSMGIRQDGSLWAWGGNRYYQFGDGTNYSRTAPTRIGSDTNWRSVAAGSSLTQALRQDGTLWGWGTIPTAFPTYITVPTRFGTATNWQQLGASFSTALAVRTDGSLWQLNYSAQDLTTQQIGTSLAWQSISPGYSFVLGVQRDGTLWGWGTNDSGQLGNGTQTMQPQPVRVSAETTWQTVTAGDQHAVAVRQDGTVWAWGNNAHGQVGSSQLRPACQMTPRLLAQPGAPTS from the coding sequence GTGCTATTCTGGCTGCTTCCGTTTCTTGCGGCGGCCCAAAACCATTCCGCCGTCGTGCGCCCCGACGGCACGCTGTGGGCCTGGGGCAGCAATGAATACGGCCAGCTTGGCGACGGCACCACCATCGACCGGACCACACCCACGCGCATCGGCACGGCCACCAACTGGAAAAGCGTGGCCACCGGCCGGCTGCACACGCTGGCTATCCGGCAGGACGGCTCGCTCTGGGCCTGGGGCCTCAACAACAGCGGCCAGCTCGGCGACAACTCCACGACCAACCGGCTGGTGCCTACCCGCGTGGGGACCGACGCCAACTGGCAGCAGGTCAGCGCAGGCTTTATCCATTCGATGGGCATCCGGCAGGATGGCTCGCTCTGGGCCTGGGGCGGCAACAGATACTACCAGTTCGGCGACGGCACCAACTACTCCCGCACCGCGCCCACCCGCATTGGCTCCGACACCAACTGGCGGAGCGTGGCTGCCGGCAGCAGCCTCACACAGGCCCTGCGCCAGGACGGGACGCTTTGGGGCTGGGGCACCATCCCGACTGCCTTTCCCACTTACATAACGGTCCCCACCCGCTTCGGCACGGCCACCAACTGGCAGCAGCTGGGGGCCAGCTTCAGCACGGCCCTAGCTGTGCGCACCGATGGCTCGTTGTGGCAGCTCAACTACTCTGCCCAAGACCTGACGACGCAGCAGATCGGCACGTCGCTGGCCTGGCAGAGCATCAGCCCCGGCTATAGCTTTGTGCTGGGTGTGCAGCGGGATGGCACGCTCTGGGGCTGGGGCACCAACGACAGCGGGCAGCTCGGCAACGGCACTCAAACCATGCAGCCGCAGCCGGTGCGCGTGAGTGCCGAAACCACTTGGCAGACAGTGACAGCCGGCGACCAGCACGCCGTAGCCGTGCGCCAGGATGGCACCGTGTGGGCCTGGGGCAACAACGCCCACGGGCAGGTGGGCAGCTCGCAGCTGCGCCCCGCCTGCCAGATGACGCCCCGCCTGCTGGCCCAGCCCGGCGCGCCCACTTCCTAG
- a CDS encoding cation diffusion facilitator family transporter gives MTTKRLKQRLALLSLVVSVALVLVKFYAYFLTHSQAVLTDALESIINVVASGFALYSVYLASLPKDENHPYGHGKIEHLSVGFEGGLILMAGGYIFYSAVKALLAPHALEQPGWGMALLAATALVNLLVGFVLVRAGRKHHSLALVGDGQHLYLDAVSTLVSCLALVLVILTGRVVFDAAASVILGLFIVVNGYRMVRRSVGGLMDESDEATVLQVITELQQQRRPAWIDVHNLRVQRYGSNLHIDCHVTMPYYFSLEETHTEVHCIEELVRDRFEVDVEMFVHADPCTFSACSHCQMADCPVRQHPFSQEIPWTLANVVKNERHQLTEPV, from the coding sequence ATGACCACCAAGCGCCTCAAACAACGTCTGGCTTTGCTTTCGCTCGTGGTGAGTGTGGCGTTGGTTCTGGTCAAGTTCTACGCCTACTTCCTCACCCACTCGCAGGCCGTCCTGACCGACGCGCTGGAGTCTATCATCAACGTGGTAGCCAGCGGCTTTGCCCTGTACAGCGTGTACCTGGCCAGCTTGCCCAAAGACGAAAACCACCCCTACGGCCACGGCAAGATTGAGCACCTGTCGGTAGGGTTTGAGGGCGGCCTGATTCTGATGGCGGGCGGCTACATCTTCTACTCGGCCGTGAAGGCGCTGCTGGCGCCCCACGCGCTGGAGCAGCCGGGCTGGGGCATGGCGCTACTGGCGGCCACAGCCCTCGTCAACCTGCTGGTGGGCTTCGTGCTGGTGCGGGCGGGCCGCAAGCATCACTCGCTGGCGCTGGTCGGCGACGGGCAGCACCTGTACCTGGATGCCGTGAGCACGCTGGTGTCGTGCCTGGCGCTGGTGCTGGTGATTCTCACGGGCCGGGTGGTGTTTGATGCCGCGGCTTCGGTTATCCTAGGGCTGTTTATTGTGGTGAATGGCTACCGCATGGTGCGCCGCTCGGTGGGCGGGCTCATGGACGAGTCGGACGAGGCTACCGTGCTGCAGGTGATTACGGAGTTGCAGCAGCAGCGCCGCCCCGCCTGGATTGACGTGCACAACCTGCGCGTGCAGCGCTACGGCTCCAACCTGCACATCGACTGCCACGTGACCATGCCCTACTACTTCAGCCTGGAAGAAACCCACACCGAGGTGCACTGCATCGAGGAGCTGGTGCGCGACCGGTTTGAGGTGGACGTAGAAATGTTCGTGCACGCCGACCCCTGCACGTTCTCGGCCTGCTCGCACTGCCAGATGGCCGACTGCCCGGTTCGGCAGCACCCGTTCAGCCAGGAAATCCCCTGGACGCTGGCCAACGTGGTGAAAAACGAGCGTCACCAGCTAACCGAGCCGGTGTAG
- a CDS encoding DUF2911 domain-containing protein has protein sequence MKALLSISAGLVVLAAPMATQAQIATPAASPKSTITQRVGLTDITLTYSRPSVKGRMVFGDSTSKAIVPYAKRWRTGANQTTTVKFSDDVTVEGKKVPAGEYGLYTVPGKASWKMVLSKNTKQGANVDGFKAEDDVATFMVKPYKTAAKVETFTMNFTDLTPATANVDLQWEMTGVKFKVAADVEPKVMAQIAEKVTQNASPTPNDLAAAAVYYYDNDKDLKQALAWMQKANEKEPKFWNVHTEAKIRMKMKDYKGALTAAEQSRTLAQTAKNMDYVKMNDDIIATAKKNGAK, from the coding sequence ATGAAAGCTCTTCTCTCGATTTCGGCCGGCCTGGTAGTGCTGGCGGCCCCGATGGCCACCCAGGCGCAGATTGCCACGCCCGCGGCCAGCCCCAAAAGCACCATCACGCAGCGCGTGGGCCTCACCGACATCACCCTCACCTATTCGCGCCCCAGCGTGAAGGGCCGCATGGTGTTCGGCGACTCCACCTCCAAAGCCATTGTACCCTACGCCAAGCGCTGGCGCACGGGCGCCAACCAAACGACCACCGTCAAATTCTCCGACGACGTGACCGTGGAAGGCAAGAAGGTGCCGGCCGGCGAGTATGGCCTGTACACGGTGCCCGGCAAAGCCTCCTGGAAGATGGTGCTGAGCAAAAACACCAAGCAGGGCGCCAACGTCGACGGCTTCAAGGCCGAGGACGACGTGGCTACTTTCATGGTGAAGCCCTACAAAACGGCTGCCAAGGTGGAAACCTTCACCATGAACTTCACCGACCTCACCCCCGCCACCGCCAACGTGGACCTGCAGTGGGAAATGACCGGCGTCAAGTTCAAAGTAGCTGCCGACGTGGAGCCCAAAGTAATGGCCCAGATTGCGGAGAAAGTAACCCAAAACGCCTCGCCCACCCCCAACGACCTGGCCGCCGCCGCCGTCTACTACTACGACAACGACAAGGACCTCAAGCAGGCCCTGGCCTGGATGCAGAAAGCCAACGAGAAGGAGCCCAAGTTCTGGAACGTCCACACCGAGGCTAAAATCCGCATGAAAATGAAGGACTACAAAGGCGCCCTCACCGCCGCCGAGCAGTCGCGCACCCTGGCCCAGACCGCCAAAAACATGGACTACGTGAAGATGAACGACGACATCATCGCCACGGCCAAGAAAAACGGCGCCAAATAA
- a CDS encoding sodium:solute symporter, with amino-acid sequence MSTFDWLVLSSTLLFIVGYGAWRTRGAGASLDSYLLGDRDASWWGVGLSIIATQASAITFLSTPGQAYDDGMRFIQFYFGLPLAMVLIALFAVPIYHRLKVFTAYEYLEGRFDRRTRTLAALLFLVQRGLSNGLSLYAPALVLSAILGWNIMLTVWLLGGIMIAYTVAGGTRAVMVTQQGQVAVIFTGMVVAGYLLVHYLPPEVGFKEALQVAGHQGKLNLVDFTFDPTDRYNFWSGMTGGLFLALSYFGTDQSQVQRYLAGRSVTESRLGLLMNGLVKVPMQFAILLVGVLLFVFYQFSPPPLTFNRPVRDQVARSATYGPQLRELEQTHATLFLARRQATTQLVEALHTEDPAQLAAAETHLQAATAATRGLRDRAQALIKKAVPSAEAKDTDYVFLTFVLNNMPQGLVGLLIAVVLSAAMGSAAAGLNALASTTVIDLYRPSRPHVDEAHNVRASRWAAIGWGVLGIGFATFAARLENLIQAVNILGSLFYGTILGIFMVAFFLKRVGGTAVFWSAIVAQTVVLLLFWRTDIGYLWFNIIGSLLVVGLSVLLSMAEKKTVA; translated from the coding sequence ATGAGTACCTTCGACTGGCTGGTGCTCAGCAGCACGCTGTTGTTTATTGTCGGCTACGGGGCGTGGCGCACGCGCGGCGCCGGCGCCTCCCTGGATTCCTACCTGCTCGGCGACCGGGACGCCTCCTGGTGGGGCGTGGGCCTGAGCATCATTGCCACCCAGGCCTCGGCCATCACCTTCCTCAGCACGCCCGGCCAGGCCTACGACGACGGCATGCGCTTCATTCAGTTCTACTTTGGCCTGCCTCTGGCCATGGTGCTGATTGCGCTGTTTGCGGTGCCCATCTACCACCGCCTCAAAGTATTTACCGCCTACGAATACTTGGAAGGCCGCTTTGACCGGCGCACGCGCACGTTGGCGGCGCTGCTGTTTCTGGTGCAACGCGGCCTCAGCAACGGCCTCTCGCTGTACGCGCCGGCGCTGGTGCTGTCGGCCATTCTGGGCTGGAACATCATGCTCACGGTGTGGCTGTTGGGCGGCATCATGATTGCCTATACCGTGGCCGGCGGCACCCGCGCCGTGATGGTGACGCAGCAGGGCCAGGTAGCCGTGATTTTCACGGGCATGGTGGTGGCCGGCTACCTGCTGGTGCACTACCTGCCGCCCGAAGTCGGCTTCAAGGAAGCGCTGCAGGTGGCCGGCCACCAGGGCAAGCTCAACCTCGTCGATTTCACCTTCGACCCCACGGACCGCTACAACTTCTGGTCGGGCATGACGGGCGGTTTGTTTCTGGCCCTCTCGTACTTCGGCACCGACCAGAGCCAGGTGCAGCGCTACCTGGCCGGCCGTAGCGTGACCGAAAGCCGCCTGGGGCTGCTCATGAACGGCCTCGTGAAGGTGCCCATGCAGTTTGCCATTCTGCTGGTGGGCGTGCTGCTGTTTGTGTTCTACCAGTTCAGCCCGCCGCCGCTCACCTTCAACCGCCCCGTGCGCGACCAGGTGGCGCGCTCCGCCACCTACGGCCCGCAGCTGCGCGAGCTGGAGCAAACCCACGCCACGCTGTTTCTGGCGCGCCGCCAGGCCACTACCCAGTTGGTAGAGGCCCTGCACACCGAAGACCCCGCTCAGTTGGCCGCCGCCGAAACCCATCTGCAGGCCGCCACCGCCGCCACCCGCGGCCTGCGCGACCGCGCCCAGGCCCTCATCAAGAAAGCCGTGCCCTCAGCCGAGGCCAAAGACACCGACTACGTGTTTCTGACCTTCGTGCTCAACAATATGCCGCAGGGCCTGGTAGGGCTGCTGATTGCGGTGGTGCTGTCGGCAGCCATGGGCTCGGCGGCAGCCGGCCTCAACGCCCTGGCCTCCACCACCGTCATCGACCTGTACCGCCCCAGCCGCCCCCATGTAGATGAAGCCCACAACGTGCGGGCTTCGCGCTGGGCGGCCATTGGCTGGGGCGTGCTGGGCATCGGCTTCGCCACCTTCGCTGCCCGCCTCGAAAACCTGATTCAGGCCGTCAACATCCTTGGCTCGCTGTTTTACGGCACCATCCTCGGGATTTTCATGGTGGCCTTCTTCCTGAAGCGTGTGGGCGGCACGGCCGTGTTCTGGTCGGCCATCGTGGCCCAGACGGTGGTGCTGCTGCTGTTCTGGCGCACCGATATCGGCTACCTGTGGTTCAACATCATCGGCAGCCTGCTGGTGGTGGGGCTGAGTGTGCTGCTGTCGATGGCAGAGAAGAAAACTGTAGCATAA
- a CDS encoding PIG-L family deacetylase: MRTRLFRAVLSAFLLTNSSLLIGTAAAQAPKNWSSSEILLGLKKLNVLGSALYVAAHPDDENTRLIAYLANGRLVETGYLSCTRGDGGQNLIGPELREGLGVIRTQELLAARRIDGGRQFFTRANDFGFSKTPEETFTIWDKEQVLADMVWVIRQRRPDVMITRFPPDARAGHGHHTASAMLAIEAFSAAADPKRFPEQLQYVQPWQAKRLLWNTGSFFVKAGEDMSQYLKLDAGGYNPLLGQSYGEIAARSRSQHRSQGFGSSAQRGEALEYFQPLKGDKATTDLFEGVDLTWNRVPGGAAIGKMIDEVIRKYDPANPSASVAGLLKVRVALEKLPKEAGFWDDEKREEIDELIYGCLGLNLTAISQETTATPDGKLDIAIEALNRSAVPVKVKWLEVPAIDFGFPTVGNMAKQEVNEQLSSGKPFLKKAFITIPTKQSVSQPYWLREAGTTGMYKVPEVVEEFSWPEHPHRGQRIEKREVLGRPENLPVNEVLFAVEVDRVPLYYTKPLQYKSTDPVEGEKYRPLTVVPPVMVNVGGHAYVFADNQPKTVPVMLRAGKAGVKGALALNLPKGWTSEPASIPFELAAKDAEQTVQFRVQPGAGAAEGKSELRAVATVDGQAYSRGYQTIAYTHIPTQTLFPEAVAPLVKLDLKRKGQEIGYLMGAGDEVPDALRQIGYTVTLLKPEDLTEQNLRRFDAVVLGVRAYNTLDRLKTLQPTLLRYVEQGGNLVVQYAVSRGTVLPQIGPYPLTLSNDRVTVENAPVTFLNPTQPLLNTPNKITSKDFEGWVQEQGLYYPSQWDPKYQTVLSSNDPGEKAKESAILVADYGKGHYIYTGLSLFRELPAGVPGAYRLLTNMVSLGK, from the coding sequence ATGCGTACTCGCCTGTTCCGCGCCGTCCTGTCGGCATTCCTACTTACTAATTCCTCATTACTAATCGGCACAGCCGCCGCCCAGGCCCCCAAAAACTGGTCGTCCAGTGAAATTCTGCTGGGGCTGAAGAAGCTGAACGTGCTGGGCTCGGCCCTGTACGTGGCCGCCCACCCCGACGACGAAAACACCCGCCTGATTGCCTACCTCGCCAACGGCCGCCTCGTGGAAACCGGCTACCTGAGCTGCACCCGCGGCGACGGCGGCCAGAACCTCATCGGCCCGGAGCTGCGCGAGGGGCTGGGCGTCATCCGGACGCAGGAGCTGCTGGCGGCCCGCCGCATCGATGGGGGCCGGCAGTTCTTCACCCGCGCCAACGACTTCGGCTTCTCGAAAACGCCCGAGGAAACCTTCACCATTTGGGACAAGGAGCAGGTGCTGGCCGATATGGTATGGGTCATCCGGCAGCGCCGCCCCGACGTGATGATTACCCGCTTCCCGCCCGACGCCCGGGCCGGCCACGGCCACCACACGGCCTCGGCCATGTTGGCCATCGAGGCCTTCTCGGCCGCCGCCGACCCCAAGCGCTTCCCCGAGCAGCTGCAATACGTGCAGCCCTGGCAGGCCAAGCGCCTGCTCTGGAACACCGGCAGCTTTTTCGTGAAGGCCGGTGAGGACATGAGCCAGTACCTGAAGCTGGATGCCGGCGGCTACAACCCGCTGCTAGGGCAGAGCTACGGCGAAATTGCCGCCCGCAGCCGCTCCCAGCACCGCAGCCAGGGCTTCGGCAGCAGCGCCCAGCGCGGTGAGGCTCTGGAATACTTCCAGCCCCTGAAAGGCGACAAGGCCACCACCGACCTGTTCGAGGGCGTGGACTTGACCTGGAACCGGGTGCCCGGCGGCGCGGCCATCGGGAAGATGATTGATGAGGTGATTCGCAAGTACGACCCGGCCAATCCGTCGGCGAGTGTGGCGGGGTTGCTGAAGGTGCGGGTGGCGCTAGAGAAGCTACCGAAAGAAGCAGGATTCTGGGATGACGAAAAACGCGAAGAAATTGATGAGCTGATATATGGCTGTCTGGGGCTAAATCTGACTGCCATTTCGCAGGAAACCACCGCCACGCCCGATGGAAAACTGGATATAGCTATTGAAGCTTTAAACCGTTCGGCAGTACCTGTGAAGGTAAAATGGCTGGAAGTTCCGGCTATTGATTTCGGCTTCCCAACGGTGGGAAATATGGCTAAGCAGGAGGTGAACGAGCAGTTGAGCAGCGGCAAGCCCTTTCTGAAAAAAGCATTTATCACCATTCCAACCAAGCAGTCAGTATCACAGCCGTACTGGCTACGCGAAGCCGGGACAACAGGTATGTACAAGGTGCCAGAAGTTGTGGAAGAATTTTCCTGGCCGGAGCATCCGCATAGGGGGCAGCGGATAGAAAAACGGGAAGTGCTCGGCCGCCCCGAAAACCTGCCTGTAAATGAGGTCCTGTTTGCCGTAGAAGTAGATAGAGTGCCGCTGTACTACACCAAGCCTCTTCAATACAAAAGCACCGACCCGGTGGAAGGGGAGAAGTACCGCCCGCTGACGGTGGTGCCGCCGGTGATGGTAAACGTGGGCGGCCACGCCTACGTGTTTGCCGATAACCAGCCCAAAACCGTTCCCGTGATGCTGCGCGCCGGCAAGGCGGGCGTAAAAGGTGCCCTGGCTTTGAACCTGCCCAAAGGCTGGACGTCCGAGCCCGCCAGCATTCCGTTCGAGCTGGCCGCCAAAGACGCCGAGCAGACCGTGCAGTTCCGGGTGCAGCCCGGCGCGGGCGCCGCGGAAGGAAAATCGGAGCTGCGGGCCGTGGCTACCGTGGACGGCCAGGCGTACTCGCGCGGCTACCAGACCATTGCCTACACCCACATTCCCACCCAAACCCTGTTCCCTGAAGCCGTGGCCCCGCTGGTAAAGCTGGACCTCAAGCGCAAAGGCCAGGAAATCGGCTACCTGATGGGGGCCGGCGACGAGGTGCCCGACGCGTTGCGCCAGATCGGCTACACCGTAACCCTGCTCAAGCCCGAAGACCTCACCGAGCAGAACCTGCGCCGCTTCGACGCCGTGGTGCTGGGCGTGCGCGCCTACAACACCCTCGACCGCCTCAAAACCCTGCAGCCCACGCTGCTGCGCTACGTGGAGCAGGGCGGCAACCTAGTGGTGCAGTATGCGGTGAGCCGCGGCACCGTGCTGCCGCAAATCGGCCCCTACCCGCTCACGCTCTCCAACGACCGGGTGACGGTGGAAAACGCCCCCGTTACCTTCCTCAACCCCACGCAGCCCCTGCTCAATACGCCCAACAAAATCACGAGCAAGGATTTCGAGGGCTGGGTGCAGGAGCAGGGCCTCTACTACCCCAGCCAGTGGGACCCCAAGTACCAGACCGTGCTGAGCAGCAACGACCCCGGCGAGAAAGCCAAGGAAAGCGCCATCCTCGTCGCCGATTACGGCAAAGGCCACTACATCTACACCGGCCTCTCGCTCTTCCGCGAGCTGCCCGCCGGCGTGCCGGGCGCCTACCGTCTCTTGACCAATATGGTGTCGTTGGGCAAGTAG
- a CDS encoding S8 family peptidase, whose amino-acid sequence MTFSVPSRLRLLGLALLLPLLGTAQNAVSTAPQPAVPPQQWYLLDPAADGVMGVSVRKTYDELLKNRPSTPVVVAIIDAGIDTAHADLRRLLWTNPREIAGNGLDDDQNGYVDDVHGWNFLGGADGRNVDVETYEDTRLVARLRPLYEGKARTAVPAAKRAEYDLYQKVKKTQADKIAENKEQAASLDQAYTLNKKGADNLREALGLARLDTASLRATTPTDPNLYRAALSLYANLRSAGYADLESVLADMKEGLDDSRSQLEFSLNPAFNPRASIIGDDPTNTQDRRYGNRDNHGPDPMHGTHVAGIIGADRTNLLGILGIADNVRLMAVRAVPNGDERDKDIANAIRYAVDNGASIINMSFGKYYSPQREAVDAAMRYAATKGVLLVHSAGNENDDIDVNVEFPSPVYPDGQPVPNMITVGASARLNDQHLVADFSNYGRKNVDVFAPGNQIYSTLPGQQYGNKSGTSMASPVVSGMAAVLKSYFPTLTAADLKRIILQSAVVYHTKVLKPGTQKTVDFAELSRTGGLVNLYRAVQLAAAETAK is encoded by the coding sequence ATGACGTTTTCCGTTCCTTCCCGCCTGCGCCTGCTGGGCCTGGCCCTGCTGCTGCCCCTGCTGGGCACGGCTCAGAATGCCGTTTCCACTGCCCCACAACCTGCCGTGCCGCCGCAGCAGTGGTACCTGCTCGACCCGGCCGCCGACGGCGTGATGGGCGTGAGCGTGCGCAAAACCTACGACGAGCTGCTCAAAAACCGGCCCTCCACGCCCGTAGTGGTGGCCATCATTGATGCCGGCATCGACACGGCCCACGCCGACCTGCGGCGCCTGCTCTGGACCAACCCGCGCGAAATTGCCGGCAACGGCCTCGACGACGACCAGAATGGCTACGTGGATGACGTGCACGGCTGGAACTTCCTGGGTGGCGCCGACGGCCGCAACGTAGACGTGGAAACCTACGAGGACACCCGTCTTGTGGCCCGCCTCCGGCCGCTCTACGAGGGCAAAGCCCGCACCGCCGTGCCCGCCGCCAAGCGCGCCGAATACGACCTGTATCAAAAAGTAAAAAAGACCCAGGCCGACAAGATTGCCGAGAACAAGGAGCAAGCCGCCTCCCTCGACCAGGCGTACACGCTCAATAAAAAGGGCGCCGACAACCTGCGCGAGGCCCTTGGCCTGGCCCGCCTCGATACGGCCAGCCTGCGCGCCACCACCCCCACCGACCCCAACCTCTACCGCGCCGCCCTCAGCCTCTACGCCAACCTGCGCTCCGCCGGCTACGCCGATCTGGAGTCGGTGCTGGCGGATATGAAAGAGGGCCTCGACGACAGCCGCAGCCAGTTGGAGTTCAGCCTCAATCCGGCCTTCAACCCACGCGCCAGCATCATCGGCGACGACCCCACCAACACCCAGGACCGCCGCTACGGCAACCGAGACAACCACGGCCCCGACCCCATGCACGGCACCCACGTGGCCGGCATCATCGGCGCCGACCGCACCAACCTGCTCGGCATCCTCGGCATTGCCGACAACGTGCGCCTGATGGCCGTGCGGGCCGTGCCCAACGGCGACGAGCGGGACAAGGACATTGCCAACGCCATCCGCTACGCCGTGGATAACGGGGCCAGCATCATCAACATGAGCTTCGGCAAGTACTACTCGCCGCAGCGTGAGGCCGTGGATGCGGCCATGCGCTACGCCGCCACCAAGGGGGTGCTGCTGGTGCATTCGGCCGGCAACGAAAACGACGACATCGATGTGAACGTGGAGTTTCCGTCGCCGGTGTACCCCGATGGCCAGCCCGTGCCGAACATGATTACGGTAGGCGCCAGCGCCCGCCTCAACGACCAGCACCTCGTGGCCGACTTCTCCAACTACGGCCGCAAAAACGTGGACGTATTCGCGCCCGGCAACCAGATCTACTCCACGCTGCCCGGCCAGCAGTACGGCAACAAAAGCGGCACCAGTATGGCCTCGCCGGTGGTGTCGGGCATGGCGGCGGTGCTGAAATCGTACTTCCCTACCCTCACTGCTGCTGATTTGAAGCGCATCATTCTACAGTCGGCGGTGGTGTACCATACCAAAGTACTTAAGCCCGGCACCCAAAAAACTGTGGATTTTGCCGAGCTGTCGCGCACTGGTGGCCTCGTGAACCTCTACCGCGCCGTGCAGCTCGCCGCCGCCGAAACGGCAAAGTAG
- a CDS encoding DUF805 domain-containing protein, whose amino-acid sequence MKQYDFLQGRLGRSDYALRLLLALVPLLPASFLPAPQVWYEVLLAGLVLAVSTALAALLSVRRLHDVYLSGWYALVLLVPLVNLLAYMLLAVRPGTPGLNPWGPAPGTQLIPIPVATPAGNEPPVRRWLSSGAD is encoded by the coding sequence ATGAAACAGTACGACTTTTTGCAGGGCCGCCTGGGCCGCTCCGACTATGCACTCCGCCTGCTGCTGGCTTTGGTGCCGCTGCTGCCGGCCTCTTTTCTGCCGGCCCCGCAGGTTTGGTATGAAGTGCTGCTGGCGGGGCTGGTGCTAGCTGTAAGCACGGCTTTGGCGGCGTTGCTTTCGGTGCGCCGCCTCCACGATGTATACCTGAGCGGCTGGTACGCGCTGGTGCTGCTGGTGCCCCTGGTGAATCTGCTGGCCTATATGCTGCTGGCCGTGCGGCCTGGTACACCCGGCCTGAATCCCTGGGGGCCGGCTCCTGGCACCCAACTGATACCGATACCGGTTGCGACACCTGCAGGCAACGAACCACCAGTCCGGCGCTGGCTATCCAGCGGAGCCGACTAA
- a CDS encoding YitT family protein: MLIPQLIFLDKLRNKTTPAAPPGKPKRRLKRRPHRTAAAARRWFRHHLFSAMYLALGVLSAAFGLKAFLLPNDFIDGGVTGISLLVRQLTGLPLSLLIIVINAPFIVMAYFQMGRTLALKSLGAILALAAVLLVVSFPTLTQDKLLISVFGGFFLGAGIGLAMRGGGVLDGTEILAVFLSKKTSLTVGDIILLFNIGIFAVAAYVLSIETALYSILAYLSAAKTIDFLIDGIEEYTGVTIISGRSDAIRRMITEKLGRGATVYMGKRGYGTHGDQPNPVEIVFTVVTRLELSRLKGEIDQIDRQAFIVMHSVKDTKGGMIKKRPLH; the protein is encoded by the coding sequence ATGCTGATACCTCAACTCATTTTCCTGGATAAACTACGCAACAAGACCACCCCTGCTGCCCCGCCGGGCAAGCCGAAACGCCGCCTCAAACGGCGCCCGCACCGCACGGCCGCCGCGGCCCGCCGCTGGTTCCGGCACCACCTGTTCAGCGCCATGTATCTGGCTCTGGGCGTGCTGTCGGCCGCTTTCGGCCTGAAGGCCTTCCTGCTCCCCAACGACTTCATCGATGGCGGCGTGACGGGCATTTCGCTGCTGGTGCGCCAGCTTACCGGCCTGCCGTTGTCGTTGCTGATTATTGTCATCAACGCGCCGTTTATCGTGATGGCCTACTTCCAGATGGGCCGCACGCTGGCCCTGAAGTCGCTGGGCGCTATTCTGGCGCTGGCGGCGGTGCTGCTGGTGGTGTCCTTCCCTACCCTGACGCAGGACAAGCTGCTGATTTCTGTTTTCGGGGGCTTCTTCCTCGGGGCCGGCATTGGGCTGGCTATGCGCGGCGGTGGCGTGCTCGATGGCACCGAAATCCTGGCCGTGTTTCTGAGCAAGAAAACTAGCCTCACCGTCGGCGACATTATCCTGCTCTTCAACATCGGCATATTTGCCGTGGCGGCCTATGTGCTGTCTATCGAAACGGCGCTGTACTCCATCTTGGCCTATCTGTCGGCCGCCAAAACCATCGACTTCCTGATTGATGGCATCGAGGAATACACCGGCGTCACCATCATTTCGGGCCGCTCCGATGCCATCCGGCGCATGATTACCGAGAAGCTGGGCCGCGGTGCCACCGTGTACATGGGCAAGCGCGGCTACGGCACCCACGGCGACCAGCCCAATCCCGTCGAAATCGTGTTTACCGTCGTCACCCGCCTAGAACTCTCGCGCCTCAAGGGCGAAATCGACCAGATCGACCGGCAGGCCTTCATCGTGATGCACAGCGTGAAAGACACCAAGGGCGGCATGATCAAGAAACGGCCGCTGCACTAA